A single Tachypleus tridentatus isolate NWPU-2018 chromosome 9, ASM421037v1, whole genome shotgun sequence DNA region contains:
- the LOC143226268 gene encoding uncharacterized protein LOC143226268, which yields MAEKFRGDGVRNEESKSRSVGPSSNTIYGEVNHKERSPLVVPSGEYTQKKKPTSFQITSVTVQGSTQLSNDAGEDSADDLDESHTEDMPSDRHSVPSELDNDQLSEASTITSSNSNNNINDKAKVSPAGPSTETISSPSIPAKVENIIETISNVSTSVTTSDSKVGVDIPLSVSLSTDLAGNMIASGGQHVTLSLMSSCTTSKSTVSSQVPMTSLPDHWQNRFKVVKLVSSEPFKRGRWVCMDFTNLPAVQRDVPKQEVSTEQSSTSGASSAGSSATSLFSENQPLDTVAHFYEIPVSQPYSVAGSISVAVDTPQNSQSIIYLPMNNQVYSAPQVPHMAVVQNFGIQSGQQIVTDSQQQNILSQQGQIVVKMMQNQTSQQQPQHPVQPGQMVPAVSQPLSQPVVQASQTLPQAVVSQQQHPTLPTQPSSGPHTQSIGNIPDVSHTQASQTASSQDQNYQGPSQVTLATVSSDVSMPNVMTSVTATVPPLLEVLLIL from the coding sequence ATGGCTGAAAAGTTTCGTGGCGATGGAGTAAGAAATGAAGAATCAAAAAGTCGTTCTGTTGGGCCGAGTTCAAATACCATATATggtgaagttaatcacaaagaaAGAAGTCCGCTTGTAGTTCCATCGGGAGAATATACTCAGAAAAAGAAGCCAACATCTTTCCAAATTACAAGTGTTACTGTACAAGGATCAACCCAGCTAAGTAATGATGCTGGAGAGGATAGTGCAGATGATCTTGACGAAAGTCACACTGAAGATATGCCTTCGGATAGACATAGTGTACCTTCAGAATTAGACAATGACCAGCTTTCTGAAGCGAGCACAATAACTAGTagtaacagcaacaacaacataaatgACAAAGCTAAAGTTTCTCCAGCTGGGCCTAGTACAGAAACAATTTCCAGTCCATCCATTCCAGCAAAAGTTGAGAATATTATTGAGACCATTAGTAACGTTAGTACAAGTGTAACAACAAGTGATTCCAAAGTAGGTGTAGATATTCCTTTAAGTGTTTCTCTCTCCACAGATTTAGCAGGAAATATGATTGCTTCAGGGGGTCAGCATGTAACTTTGTCCCTTATGTCAAGTTGTACCACCAGTAAATCTACAGTCAGTAGCCAAGTACCCATGACTTCTTTGCCAGACCACTGGCAGAATCGTTTTAAAGTTGTGAAGCTTGTTAGCAGTGAACCATTTAAACGAGGACGTTGGGTGTGTATGGATTTTACAAATCTACCTGCTGTACAGAGAGATGTTCCTAAACAAGAGGTTTCTACTGAACAGAGTAGCACTTCTGGAGCTTCAAGTGCTGGAAGTTCAGCAACTTCATTGTTTAGTGAAAATCAGCCATTGGACACGGTAGCACATTTTTATGAAATACCTGTGAGTCAACCTTATTCTGTAGCAGGTAGCATATCAGTTGCAGTTGATACACCACAAAATTCTCAGTCTATAATATATCTTCCAATGAACAACCAAGTGTATAGTGCTCCACAGGTACCCCATATGGCTGTTGTTCAAAATTTTGGAATCCAGTCTGGTCAGCAAATTGTAACTGATTCTcagcaacaaaatattttatcacagcAAGGTCAAATAGTAGTAAAGATGATGCAAAATCAAACAAGCCAGCAGCAACCTCAGCATCCAGTGCAACCTGGCCAAATGGTTCCTGCAGTCTCCCAACCTCTTTCTCAACCAGTAGTTCAGGCTTCGCAAACATTGCCACAGGCTGTAGTTTCTCAGCAACAGCATCCAACTCTTCCTACTCAGCCATCTTCAGGGCCTCACACACAATCTATAGGAAACATTCCAGATGTCTCACATACTCAGGCATCTCAGACAGCCAGCAGTCAAGATCAGAATTATCAGGGTCCTAGTCAAGTTACTTTAGCAACTGTTAGCAGTGATGTTAGTATGCCAAATGTCATGACATCAGTCACCGCAACAGTGCCGCCTCTCTTGGAAGTTCTCCTGATACTCTAA